One stretch of Ananas comosus cultivar F153 linkage group 6, ASM154086v1, whole genome shotgun sequence DNA includes these proteins:
- the LOC109711429 gene encoding V-type proton ATPase subunit c''2-like: MSSGSSSWSRALTQISPYTFAAVGIAISIGVSVLGAAWGIFITGSSLIGAAIKAPRITSKNLISVIFCEAVAIYGVIVAIILQTKLESVPKSLIHHPDSLRAGYAIFSSGIIVGFANLVCGLCVGIIGSSCALSDAQNSNLFVKILVIEIFGSALGLFGVIVGIIMSAQATWPA; encoded by the exons ATGTCGTCGGGGTCGAGCTCTTGGTCGCGAGCTTTGACGCAGATCTCGCCCTACACCTTCGCCGCCGTGGGGATCGCGATCTCCATCGGCGTATCCGTGCTTGGAGCCGCATG GGGGATTTTCATCACAGGAAGTAGCTTGATCGGTGCCGCGATCAAAGCTCCGAGAATCACCTCGAAAAATCTCATTAG tgTCATCTTCTGTGAGGCTGTTGCTATTTACGGTGTTATCGTTGCAATCATATTACAAACAAAGTTGGAAAGTGTGCCAAAATCTTTAATACACCACCCGGATTCTCTAAGAGCTGGATATGCAATTTTTTCCTCTGGGATTATCGTGGGCTTTGCAAATCTTGTCTGTGG GCTTTGTGTGGGAATAATTGGAAGCAGCTGTGCATTATCTGATGCACAGAACTCCAACCTCTTTGTGAAAATTCTGGTGATCGAAATCTTTGGCAGTGCGCTTGGATTATTTGGTGTAATTGTCGGCATAATCATGTCAGCTCAAGCAACATGGCCAGCATAG